From one Lycium ferocissimum isolate CSIRO_LF1 chromosome 5, AGI_CSIRO_Lferr_CH_V1, whole genome shotgun sequence genomic stretch:
- the LOC132056914 gene encoding CASP-like protein 4B1, whose product MSDPNDHKLTGLPTPTAPPGTGDTESQTPVPGNTGSETPVPGGTGVGPIVERWKREDLLKKGCMGLRCIGLVFSLLAFIIMASNKHGDWRDFDKYEEYRYVLAIAILSTLYTGLLVLRHVHELSTNNETFSRQNLALLEFFGDQLMAYLLLSAASSAVPLTNRMRENNDNIFTDSSASAIGMEFVAFLALAVSAIISGYKLSNQTYI is encoded by the exons atgtcaGATCCAAATGATCATAAGTTAACAGGTTTACCAACACCAACAGCACCTCCGGGCACCGGAGATACTGAGAGCCAGACTCCGGTGCCCGGAAATACGGGCAGCGAGACTCCGGTGCCTGGTGGCACCGGGGTGGGACCTATCGTCGAGAGATGGAAGAGAGAAGATTTGTTGAAGAAGGGTTGTATGGGGTTGCGTTGTATTGGTTTGGTTTTCTCATTGCTTGCTTTTATTATCATGGCTAGCAATAAGCATGGGGATTGGAGAGATTTTGATAAATATGAAGAATATAG GTATGTGCTAGCTATAGCAATTCTATCCACATTGTATACAGGATTGCTGGTGCTGAGACACGTTCATGAACTTTCAACTAACAACGAAACATTTTCGCGGCAGAATTTAGCTTTGCTAGAATTTTTTGGTGATCAG TTGATGGCATACTTGTTATTATCAGCTGCTTCATCTGCTGTACCACTGACAAATAGAATGAGAGAAAATAATGACAATATATTCACAGATTCTTCAGCATCAGCAATTGGCATGGAGTTCGTCGCATTTCTAGCTCTGGCAGTGTCAGCTATCATTTCTGGATATAAACTTTCAAACCAAACCTACATCTGA
- the LOC132056913 gene encoding probable WRKY transcription factor 26, producing MASSGGNMNTFMNAFNSNNYSFSSSQFMTSSFSDLLSDNNDNNNNKNWGFSDQRIMNNSNKDEIPKFKSFPPSSLPMISSSSPASPSSYLAFPPSLSPSVLLDSPVMFNNSNTLASPTTGSFGNMNSKEDNSRTCDFSFQSRPATSSSMFQSSAPRNSLEDLMIRQQHTNEFSATKLTGVKSEVAPIQSFSQDNMQNNPTPVHYCQPAQYVREQKAEDGYNWRKYGQKQVKGSENPRSYYKCTFPNCPTKKKVERNLDGHITEIVYKGSHNHPKPQSTRRSSSQSIQNLAYNSNLDITNQANAFRENAHRDSLAVADNSSASFGDEDVDQGSPISKSGENDENEPEAKRWKGDNENEVISSASRTVREPRIVVQTTSDIDILDDGYRWRKYGQKVVKGNPNPRSYYKCTFTGCPVRKHVERASHDLRAVITTYEGKHNHDVPAARGSGSYAMNKPPSGNNNNNNHMPIVSRPSVLTSHSNQGMNFNDTFFNNTTQNQPPITLQMLQSSGSTSSYSGFGTSSGSYMNQMQHMNKPISKEEPKDDLFFNSFLN from the exons ATGGCTTCTTCAGGTGGAAATATGAACACTTTTATGAATGCTTTTAACAGCAACAACTATTCTTTTTCATCTTCCCAATTCATGACTTCTTCTTTTAGTGACCTTCTTtctgataataatgataataataacaacaagaattggGGATTTAGTGATCAGAGAATTATGAATAATTCAAACAAAGATGAGATTCCAAAGTTTAAGTCATTTCCACCTTCTTCTTTGCCAATGATATCATCTTCATCACCagcttctccttcttcttaTCTTGCTTTTCCTCCTTCTTTAAGTCCATCTGTTCTTTTGGACTCACCAGTTATGTTTAACAATTCCAAT ACTCTTGCATCACCAACTACAGGGAGTTTTGGTAATATGAATTCAAAGGAGGATAACTCAAGGACTTGTGATTTCTCTTTCCAAAGTAGGCCTGCTACTTCATCATCAATGTTTCAGTCTTCTGCTCCAAGAAACTCATTG GAAGACTTAATGATAAGGCAACAACATACAAATGAATTCTCAGCAACAAAATTAACTGGGGTGAAATCAGAAGTGGCTCCAATTCAAAGCTTCTCCCAAGATAACATGCAGAATAATCCTACTCCAGTGCATTATTGTCAACCAGCTCAATATGTTAGAGAACAAAAGGCAGAAGATGGATATAATTGGAGAAAATATGGGCAAAAACAGGTGAAAGGAAGCGAGAATCCGCGAAGCTATTACAAGTGCACGTTTCCCAATTGTCCTACGAAAAAGAAGGTCGAAAGAAACTTGGATGGACATATTACTGAGATAGTTTATAAGGGAAGCCATAATCATCCAAAGCCTCAATCCACCAGAAGATCGTCTTCACAATCGATTCAAAACCTTgcttacaactccaacttggatATAACAAATCAGGCAAATGCGTTTCGTGAAAATGCTCATAGAGATTCCTTGGCCGTGGCAGACAATTCTTCAGCTTCTTTTGGCGATGAGGATGTTGATCAAGGTTCTCCTATTAGTAAGTCaggagaaaatgatgaaaatgaaccCGAGGCAAAGAGATG GAAGGGTGACAATGAAAACGAGGTCATATCATCTGCAAGTAGAACAGTACGTGAACCTAGAATTGTAGTTCAAACCACAAGTGACATCGACATTCTTGATGATGGTTATAGATGGAGAAAATATGGACAAAAAGTTGTCAAGGGCAATCCAAACCCAAG GAGTTACTACAAATGCACATTTactgggtgtccagttaggaagCATGTGGAGCGAGCGTCTCATGATCTAAGAGCAGTTATCACAACATATGAAGGAAAACACAACCACGATGTTCCAGCAGCACGCGGTAGTGGGAGCTACGCTATGAATAAACCGCCATctggcaacaacaacaacaacaaccatatgcCAATAGTTTCAAGACCTTCAGTATTGACTAGCCATTCTAACCAGGGAATGAATTTTAATGACACTTTTTTTAACAACACAACACAGAATCAACCACCAATCACCCTGCAGATGCTACAGAGCTCTGGAAGTACTTCAAGTTATTCAGGATTTGGAACGTCATCGGGATCTTACATGAACCAAATGCAGCACATGAACAAGCCGATAAGCAAAGAAGAACCTAAAGATGATTTATTCTTCAACTCTTTTCTTAACTGA